The stretch of DNA catgtttatttttgTGTGTCTATTataacaacacacaaaaaaaaatctgaGATAAAAAGGCAATTTGgacgtaatttcacacaaaacaccaaAAATGGTCCTGACAAAATTGATGGCACCTttctaaaattgtgggtaaacagttttgtttcaatcatgtgatgctcgtgcacactcacctgtggcaagtaacatatgtgggcaatatgaaaatcacacttgaagccagttaaaaaggggagaagttgactcaatctttgcattgtgtgtcagtGTCTGCCACACTaaccatggagaacagaaagagatgagaactgactgaggacttgagaaccaacatTGTTGAACAAGATCAACAATCCCAAGgttgcaagtccatctccagagatcttgatgttcccttGTCCATGGTGCACAATATAATCAAAAGGTTTACAACCCGTGGCACTGTAGATAAACACCCTGGAcgaggacggcagagaaaaattgaggaaaggttgcaatgcagtatagtccggatggtggataagcagccccaatcatgttacaaagaaattcaagctgtcctacagGCTCAGAGTGCATCAGTGTCGGCGCGAACTATCCATCCActtttgaatgaaattaaatgctatAGCAGTAaaaccaggaggaccccactgctgacacagagacctaAAAATGCTAgaatgcagtttgccaaaatgtacgtgactaagccaaaatccttctgggaaagtgtcttgtggacatatgagaccaagacagagctttttggtaaagcacatcattctgctgTTTACTGAAAACTAAATGAGGCCTAGAAAGAAAAGAATACAGTGcctacagttaaatatggtggCGGTTCAAACATGTTTTGGGGTTCTTTTGCCtcttctggcactgggtgccttgactgtgtgtaaGGCATCATGAAGTCTGAGGATTACCAAATTGTTTTGGgaggcaatgtagtgcccagtgtcagaaagctgggtttgcgtcttaGGTCATGgggcttccagcaggacaatgacccctaacATGCTTCAAGAAgccccccagaaatggatggaaacaaagagctggaaagtggcagcaatgagtctggatctaaatcccattgatcacctgtggagagatcttaaaattgctgttgcaaTAAGGTGCCTttacatatgagagacctggagcagtttgcaaaagaagagtggtcgaaAATTCCAGTAgagaagtgtaagaagcttgttgatggttataggaagcgattgatggaactaaatattaagttgaggatgccaacaattttATCCGTCCTATTTAtgcagttttgtgtgaaattatgtccaatttgccttttttttttttttgttgtcgtTGCTATAATGCACACAAAATatataaacatatgtataacaaaatatgtgtaatagCAATAattttttggaataaataattaaccttcaggaacaatttcaagggtgcccacactttcggccatgactatttGTTGTTGTATCATCACCCTCCAGATTTACATTACCAGCAAGTGAAATGATCTTGCATAACCATTCCTCGAATGGTCCTCATAAATTATACTTTACCTCTAAGATGGTTACGGAGATCCTCTCGTATGAGATACACGGAAACAAACACGAGCCACGCGAAAGATGTTGGACTTTTACTGTGCAGTAGATTCACTTACATCCACGTTTCAAGTAGATCTCATAATACACGTTATATAGGAAAACATGGGAGCCGTACCAAACAAATCCATTTACCGGTGCGGTGAGAACGTCTCTCAGAGGTCACCATTAACATTCGTCAACTTCTCGAGGAGCAGTCACACATTCCTTGGCACAGGCACTGGCAAAAGCCGTAGACCAGACACACGGTTAAACTAGAGGGCACCAGACTGACGCAAACAATCCCAAGCGTCACTTTCTGAATTACCAGCAGATAGATCCCGAGGGGTAAGGAACCAAAGTAAAAAAAGCCGAGGAGCCAGACTAGTATCCGGGGGACGTGGTTGCAAAGTTTGGAGAACAGGTCGTGGTCAATTTGGCCATGAGAAGTTATGGAGGCCGAGTCAAGACTGTGGTCTGCATAGTAGTCCGAGATGGTGTTTTGGCTCGGAGTCCTGCTCGCGTCCCTTTGTACTTCCATAATCGTGATGACTAGGCAGTTAGAAGATCCATGAGAAGGACTCGAAGACGCCAGGTTTTTGGGCGTCAAGACAACTTCATTGCTATCCGATTTGCACATGGTTTTCTCCACCAGCTTGGACAAGATATTGGTGTCATCCGGGAGGCCTGCAACTACCTCCTCtccctggagttcagtctcattgcGACAGAAGGGGCAGCTGATGCCTGGAGCGCCTCCTCCTACGGTCAGGATCTTCGATAGGCACCTGGCGCAAACTCGGTGAAGGCAGTCTAGGATCTTGGGCCTACGATTATGAGTGTTGAATTTCTGGTAGCATATCTTACACTCCAGCTCGTCCACTGTTAGCTTCTCCTCCGCGCTCATCTTTTATGCTTGcagaaatgctaaaaaaataaatagaaaattagTTCTGCTATGTTTCCAACATTAAAGAACAGGCAATGTATTGGTCACACTGTTAAATTAAAAATCCCCTATaaattattgtttttgttttttttatcttggAAGACGTAGCAATAATGGGGTCAATAACTACCCCATtgcggtctttaaaaaaaaaaataaaaaagtttgtatATTTACTTCTAGCCCCGTTTTCCCCCCCTTCCCGTTACATTGGAGCAAGAGGTCGTGATCTGTCCACAAAAAGGTACTTTACCTTTGAAGGGTCCGCTGATCTTAGAGAGGATGATGCATGAGTTATTGGTGTTGGGCAATCCCTGTAGCTGGGAGGAGGaccgtaagggtatgtgcacacgtattctttaggtctgcggatttttccgcagcggatttgtgaaaacctcaggtaaaaggcactgcgttttacctgcggacttcctgcggaattactgcggatttgccacggtttttgtgcggattccactgcggttttacacctgcggaatcctattgaggagcaggtgtaaaaccgctgcggattccgcacaaa from Ranitomeya imitator isolate aRanImi1 chromosome 9, aRanImi1.pri, whole genome shotgun sequence encodes:
- the LOC138649103 gene encoding E3 ubiquitin-protein ligase RNF182-like, whose protein sequence is MSAEEKLTVDELECKICYQKFNTHNRRPKILDCLHRVCARCLSKILTVGGGAPGISCPFCRNETELQGEEVVAGLPDDTNILSKLVEKTMCKSDSNEVVLTPKNLASSSPSHGSSNCLVITIMEVQRDASRTPSQNTISDYYADHSLDSASITSHGQIDHDLFSKLCNHVPRILVWLLGFFYFGSLPLGIYLLVIQKVTLGIVCVSLVPSSLTVCLVYGFCQCLCQGMCDCSSRS